CTGCTATACAAGAGTGGCTCTCTGTTAAGATTCCTGTTTTCACAGATGGTGACTGTAGCAAATCGGGGCTGGCATCAGGGGTCAGCATCACTGGGCACTTGCTGAGTCTCACACCATAAAGAGAGCTGCTGACTAAAGGGCTGGCAATATCTCACCTCCCCGTTTTCACATCAAATCTGATAGCGATGGGCATTGTGTCAGGTTTGTTGGTTGGATCAATCTCTATCCCACTGTTCCTCCCAGAGGAGCCCAAGACAGCAAAGCAGAAAATaaccataaatttaaaataaaacaccctCACAGCTGAACAAGTCATACTTGTAAAGCACCTGTGTAAACTGGGatttggtgggagggagggggaaacaggaaACAGGTCAAATGACTTAACCCTGCATTGTGCTGGCTTCAGGGTGTATGGTACAGTTGAAGGAAGGAAATATCTAGGTATAGGATGAACTGTGGGATAAAAAGTTGTAAAAAGAAATTGGTTACTAGCCAAGAGGGAAGCAGGGGAACTCCCTGAAGCACAAAGAACAGATTTGTGCCAGTGTAGAAGCATAGCAAAGAGCCTTGTTTAATATTTATGTCATTGTTGAATTTCTAGGTTTGGTTGAACAGCAAAATAACTGAACAAAAttcattttattgcaaacttGTGTTGTTTACTTCTCTAGTCCTGGGCCCTTTTTGGCTTACCAGAATCTaaccttgtgggccaaatttaaGAGGCAGGTGAGGCTGTACACCTGTCAGTCACCTAACATCACAGGTTGCCCAGTGCCTTGAAGTCTCAAAGCCAGGGATTCAAAGCACCATGTGCATCCCAGTCATCTGGTACATTTAGAGTTCCCTGCAGGGAGCTTCCTAGcacacctgatccagcaggtttcaGCTCTATTGCATATTCTCCACAGTTCATTTGAAAATAGTCAGGGATCCTGGCAGACCACTTAAGAaacatcattttttttcttttagaaatcaAAGCATATGCGTAATTTGTCTTTTTCTAACCATAGTCCTGTGTCTTTCAAATGGGGTGGGCATGCTGTTTCTGTGAGTGATGTTGATTGGAGAGCTTGTCAGCTTTTTCCTCAGGTCAGCGTTTGTCATGCGTTTGGACTTAAGAGTGGACAGGCCATTCAGGACCCTTcttcagtggatttttttttttttggtgggcgGGGGGAGATGAGTTGACTGCACCATCACCATATTATGAAAATATTGGCCCGTAGCCTGTTTGAGAGTCTAGTCTTGATCAAAATAGCATTGCTTCTCATTTTTTGTTACCAGCAAAAAGGGCTGTGCACAGATatctatagctcagttggtagagcatgagactggttaatctcagggttgtggatttgaactccacgttgggcaaaagatccctgcacctgcagggggttggactaggagagccttgtgttcccttccagctctacagttctgtgatatCGTTAACTGTTCTATTATAGTCTTTCCATGGGCAACCTGATTGCAGCTTGTAGATTTCAGCTTATGAACCTCTGCATCTAGTGCTTGACCTTGACTCTAAGATTTAATGTCTACCAACCCTGGAGGGTGGCTCTTCCCACCCATCTGGGCTGTCTTTCTGCCCATGGTCCAGAAAGGAGAATTGGTAGGCTAAGTCCACAGTTCCCTTTTCTGGTCTGAAATGTTTTCCATTCTAGAGCCCTACAGTATGCTCTGGTTTGTTCTCCAGATCCTCTAGAGATCGGTCTTCAAGGGAGAAATCACGGGAAAGAGACAAGAAGGAGAAGAGCTCTTCTGAACGGCGGCACGAAAGCACGAATGGCAAATCTCACCCTAAGAGATCCGAAGAGAGGGAAGCCGGCGAGATCTGAAGTCCGGACGTGATCTGTATTGTACTGTATATATAGTCTTGAGAAATGTTCTACACAGCCCAAATTTTTCTCATTTATATTAACTGAATACAGCACATCTTTTGTAGTTCGAATTTCTATTGTTTCTGCAGGTAGCAAAGCCAGTAGTCTGACATTTTCCTATACTGTTGACTTGAGACTTTTGTCTTTTAATTGAAAGAAACAAACTCAGTCGCTGGTCTTCAGTGCAGTTTAGCGACTTAAGCAGAATGCGGCAGAAACTGTGGGGTGGCGGGATCATAACGTGCTGTAAAAACTCATGCTCCACCTGCCTACGTTAAAACATCACTTGCCTTTCTATTGCAGACTTGAGTTCATAACATACTAAAGAACCTCAGCAGCGCTggtactccccacccccctttctaaATATGGCAGGTTCATGTAATGTTTCTGATATCCAAGACACTTAGCTAAATATGAACAAGCCAGATTGGTCAAAAGTAACCTACACCACAGCCTAGCTTAATAAAGTTGTTTTGGGACAGCTGTACAACATGGCAcaatatctcttcttcttttttgttgtaGTAGTTGTATTTAGAGCTTGGTGAAAGTAGCAcagcatttaaaatttaaatggatGTTAATTGGATTATTTTGTCAAATTATGCAACTCATCAGTGTGAATTTTGCACTTCAGGACTTCATTTTTCTGTGTCTGCTTCCTAATTTCCAGGTTGCCAGTATTGATCCCACTGGATATAAATAATGTTGCCTGATGGAGAGGTCCTGGTGTAAGTGGAATGGGATTCCTCACTGTGCAGCCTCAAACCGGAAGGCACATTAGAGCAATTCCATTAAGAGTAGCGTTTACAACAACACAGAATGGCTCTACCCATTTGGCAGATGAGGACCTGGCACGGGGAGCCCTGTTGTGGGGAAAACAACTCCCACATCTACATTGATTCTGCAGTtacagaggggtgggggtgggggagcaagatGCACTATTCTTGTGGGCAGTTGTTAAGCAGATTGCAATGCTGTGAAGACTGCATTTGCGGTGACAACCTGAAACATAGCTGGTAGGGGTGTGTCAAAGAGGTAGAGGGGCATAATCATAGCCATGTACTTCAGGTTCTTTTAATAACTGCTGATAGCAGCTGAAAACAGTCAAGGTGCTGCTGCAGAGAGTGGTGTCCAGGGTACTAGGAGTTTTTGACTTTTTCTTTGTATAACTGTGTGCCTCTTCTTCCCTCCAATTCccatcttttttcccttttttgtgtgctGCAGAATTGTGTTCATCAATGCATGTTTAATCaagtttcttttctgttttctaccccccccccaagaggagTGGTTGAGAGTGTGTTCTCTCAgtcttttgtgtgtttgtgagtgaCTACCAGGAGAACTAATGAGCCAGCAGAAGGAGATGTTTCCTTTGGGGAAATTGGATTGAGACCTACAGCTGCCATTGGGACGGGTAATATCTGGGCATGCTCAGACCTAGAATGTGTTACCCTCTGGAAAGTCAGAGGGCCCAGTGAGAAGCTAGCAAGGCATATCATATTGAGTGTATAAAATATTAGCAATCCATCCCTCTGTGGGGTTTTTATGTTTAGTATTTGCAGTTGAGCAGTTTGATCCTTAACAGCACCTTTGTTTGCCTTTGAGGGATATTGGTCTAAGTAACAAAGATGTAAGTAAAACTCTCTTCTCTTGCCAGTCTTATTCACATTAAAAGCTTATCTTTGTGGCTCAGAGTGAACCGTCTTGTTTTGGTGTAACCCTTAATGCTTGAAATTTCCATGAGCAACTCAGCCCTGTCTGTACTGTCAACTAACTGAAGAAATTGGAGTACGTTTAATTACAGATGTTGCAAAAATGGGAAGGATGGACCTAGGAATGGGAAAACCTTTCTGTGGACTAATGCAGTAGATAATGAAGAAAAACTTGGCACTTATATGGCACTCTTCAGAGCACCACCATCTTCACAGCAAATGTTCAGGGCAGGGCTATACCACAAATGGGAGCTGCAGCAGAATGTTGCAGTGTCTCCTTAGCTAACATGAGTGCGGATCTGCAGTTCCAGTTATCCAGGATACTATAAATTCAAGCTGGCCAATTCATGTTTCTTCCTCCTTAGCCCCTTTATGTATTTCTTTTCCAAGGAACACATGACATTCAGTTGCTCCTGGAAGTCACTGAAAATGCTCAGTTTCCTTTGAGCTATTTAGTAGGAAGGCACTGTTCCTCCATTTGGGACTTCCAAAACGTTTTGCATTTCTGGATACCTGGGAGTTCAACCAAGGAGAGTCCACTATCGTCCAAGGGAGTTAGTTCCACTGTCAcagacagctcttgctgtcagcaagttcttcctaatgcttcattggaatctcccttcttgccatttgaatcaaTTTGTTTGGGCCCTCCCTGCTGGAGCAGTGGAAAACAAGCCTGCTGCATCCTCCGTGTGACGGTCCTTCAGATCTTTGAAGGTGGCcaacctctcagtcttctccatgCTGAACATACCCAAGTCCCTCAACCATTCCCAAAGCCTCTGCATGTTGGGGTGGGAGTAAGACAGGAGTGTGGAAGCACAGGCTTAGGGGCTAAATGTGGCTCAAACTTTCCAGCTGATATGCCTGGTGATTCTGTGCTGGGCCCTtgagtgttttttgcctggctgaaatgcatccttgaactgtgaGCAGGCCTCTTGCTTGGCTGGATAGGGAAGGGAAGTGTTATTCCCTAAAAATAGCCAGTTGCAGCCACACAGGAGCAGACAGCATGCTGAGATTTTCAAGCCATCAAGACTAATCACTTGACAACCAAAACAACTTGAAACACAGGTTCTTGTTCCCCATCTTCAAGGGCCCAAAGAACTGGAGAGCAGACTAATGTCCTGTTTGCTAGGAGGGGAAGTAGAAGTGGAGCAGAGCAGATTAACATTTCATGCAAGCTGCCCTGCCTACATGTGGGCCCTAGCTTTCAATCTTTTGCATTGCTTAGGCAGTTTTCTCTCCTGCGGTGGGAAAACCTACGTGCCCtcaagttgctttaaaaaaaaaatctgttttagaGATGTGTACATTGCAGTCCTGTGGTCATTATATGGGAAGCCCCCATTGCGGACAGTGGGACTGACTTCAAAGAGCAAACATGCCTAAGATCGGGCGGCTATTTACTTTCTGCTCACAAAAGCGTATGGTTTGCTCCGGAGAATTGGGCCAGGTTCACTGCCCCTCAGAATCTCTGCTAAAGTTCACCACTAACCACAGCAGCAGTTTCTGCTGAGAAAGTAGTGCCCCCTCTCACCTACCGGGCTTTAAGATCTTCACATGGCTAGCAACTTGCCCTGTGCGAATGTCGTCAGGATGCCAGATCCCCAACAAAGGAGGCCCTTAGAAATGCTTTTTCATGAGGCAAGGAATGTCGGCTTGAATACAAACTCAGTAAGATTTGTGTCATTCTGGTCCTTGCACCAGACGGAAGCTCACACAAAATCACCTAAGTCTGTTAAACTCCTGCTTGGGAAAACAGCAGCACTAAGTTTTTCTGTTGCAATTGACCATGTTTTCCAGAGCAAAAGCTAACAAAGCTTCTGGAATCTAGGTGCTTCAAACAGAAGTGTTCCTCACTCCCCGTGACAATGTAAATAGGAATGAGTTACAAGACTCACAGGTAGGGTCAACATAATTTTCTCAGGCACAACTAGGGTACCCACAAACCCTCCTTTAGAGAGGacagtcttctgtttgaaggaCTGTCCAGTATAACAAAGAGAACCATAAGAAAGGTCCTTGAAGGTGCCAATCAACATTTAAGCACATGAAAAAAAGGCTAAGCAGGCACCCAGGGTCACAGTCCTCTCCCCTGTGCTGAGAGCTTTTCTATTTAAAGTATAGGACTTCTTTCTCCATTGTGCACATActaattagcatatgcaaattgcaTGTGAATCTGTGTCCTTTGTTTTGGTTTAGGAGCCTTTTGTGGTGatgcttgtttttatttcataaagCTGATATAcaacttgactgtaaaaaaacaaaccctcaacACAGTTTTTACAGAAAGaacaaaataatgaaatgatcagcttaaaaaaggttaaaagatctctttaaaacattaaattacaatcaacaaaaagctaaaaaccaGACTGAAACACACGTTgacattctacatgtctggatagccTTACCTAAACAGTGTTTATAGCAGGTGCTGGAAAGAGTACAGCAAAGACGCCTGCCTGTCAACAGGCAGAGAGTTTCAAAGTTTAGGTGCTGCCAtgttaaaagattgatttcttaccaATGCAGAACAGGTATGTGTGAAATCTGTACCAGCTGGGCATATTGAAGTGGTAAATGGGGCATATATCAGGTGAGGCAATCTGCTAGGTAATACATCATCACCTAGTTCCTTGCGGTTTTGAGGTGCAAAAGATACATCTTTACCTAAATCATATTTTCCTGCATTCTGCTCTTACAAGGCTGTCGATTCACAATCAGGTGGCCATCACAATCACCTTAAAAAACAGGAGCAAAAGGGCTAGCTTCATAATGTAGAGATGCAAACAGAGAAAGCGATTACAAGTTGAGGGGAGGCCCAAACAGACTTCACTTCCAATTTCCAGGCACAAAGAACAGAACCAGGTGGGTTAGAAatagttaggtttttttttttaatgtgaggcCCGTATTCCATGACTTTTCTGCCACGGATGTAAATCTCTCGAATCAAGTAGCACTGGGGTGCAGAGAGCAAGGTGTGGCCTGTGCAAAGGGGTGCCtgctcctttctcccctcccGAGGAAAGCCAAAGTGGTTGAAGTGCAATAATCCCGccctcccccaaacacacaccaTCAAAGCCTGCGGTACACAGGCCGGAACGTGGATCGCTTCAGaaagacagtccatgggcagagGTAGTAGGCCCCGTGCTGGGGTGTGGACCAAGCCAGGCCCTCAGTGTTCATACAGGATTTTCTGATCGCAACAATCCCAGTCTATCAGCTCATTGCTGCGAAACCAAAGGCTGATCTCTCTCTGGGCTGTCTCCAGGGAGTCGCTGGCGTGGACAACATTCCTGTTTACGGGGGAAACCTCACAATGAGGGCATACCATAGGTTAAGGTCCTATCTCTCCAAcagctacaaaaacaaaaaacccaccccattTTATATCCCTTTCAACAGTCACAAcctacttcccccaaagaagttgTAGATGGATGGAGGGGGACCAAGAACTCTTTCTTGAATTTCTACAGAATTCCCGAGAAGGAACAGCTGGGTCTGTCTACAGTGTGGCTGCCCTGAGGCAGCATCTTGAGCTATCCTTACTTGGGGCTGAGTCAAGAAGCCACTCTGATGCAGTAAAATGATGGAACAAGCGTTTCCCTGGACAGAACCTCCAGAGGCAAAGGGAACTTCCAGGGGGCAATCTAATATCTGTTTAGGCATGACGGAGGACTTTAGGATGCTCActcaaacaaaaaaaaggaagaacGAGCACATCGGGGAACGAAGGTTCAGCCCAGTCTACTCTTGCTCTGCTAGATTTCTGTTAGCAAGGACATTTTAAGAAACGCAAGGGAAAATTAAAACTTGATTCCCacaacacacacccccaaaaatctGTAGTTCCACCTGGCATAGGCCATTTTGCCATTTTATTCCACTGTAAATGTAGACAGTAATAAACACAGATCACCACAAACTAAGGGAAGGGGAATTTTAAGCACAAGCATAGAAAAGTGAAATGTAGTgtaatggaaaaatgagaaagcaaagAAAAATCACGCAACAGGATGCGCCAGAACTAATACTGACATTTCAACATCTTGATTGGTTCATATAAACACCAGGCTTTCCCCTTCCCCTATTATTCATACATGGCAGTGTTGAACACTGGTTTCGTTTGACCCAGAAAGCTCATTTTCCCTACTGGCCCTCTCAGATAACTACATAATGGCAGGAGGAACTATTCTGCAGCGTACTTAAATGATTCACCAGACCAGGAAATGGGACTTAACCAAAAGAGTcggcattttgtatttttcatggGTAACCAGGCCAGAGACTCCTGTCAAAGTTTGAACCTAGAAGCAACAGCAAGTCAAGACCGGCCTGGTcagagctcagtgacagagcacctgcCTCGCAGGTAGAACATCCCAGATcccatccccagcatctccagcaagAGCGGAGAGAGATTTCCAGCCTGAAAAAaacctggacagccactgccaatccGTGTAAACAAaacagagctagatggactcatGGTCTAATTGTGCAAAACAGAGTCCTGTATTTCCTGCTATTTTGGTCCCACTCGTACCTGCTGACGTGGACGCTGAAGTCTCCCCGGACGGTGCCTGCCTTGGCTTCTGTGGGATTTGTCTCCCCCACCATAGCCCTGGAGGTTTTGACAACGTTGTAGCCTTCCCAGACCTGAAACAGGAAGCCACAGAAAAAAGGGCAAAGACCAGTGGTTCTGACATTCCTGCTAACAGTTAAACAAGGCAATAAGTCTCTAAATTTTGTAAGCAACATGGACTAAAGTTGCTTCTgtggcccctctgggattagggccCGGAAgctttaagcttcattagtttcacagTAGATCTGGCCCTGCGCAATGGCTAAAAGTTCTCCTTCCTCtatcagaggcagtgtgcctccaAAGGCCATTTGCTGTTCATCAGCAGAGGGGaaactgctgttgcactcagaggTCCCGTTTGTCTGCTTCCCTCTGGGGCTCTTGGTTGGCCAacgtgagaagaggatgctggactagatgggcctctgggtATTGATGAGAGGGGATAGGATGGGGAAGAGAGACGGTCTTACCATGGCAACCACAGGCCCGGAGGTCATGTACTTGATCAGCTCGTGATAGAATGGCTTTCGGCGCAGTTCGTGGTAGTGTTCTGCCAGGATGCCTTCATTGGCCTGCCAAAACAAAGGGGCACCTGACGTTCAAATGGGCAGAGCCTCCAGCTTATGAGACCCCGAGTTGGCATGGGTAGATTGTCTTTGGGTCCAAGGGATGCGGGCTTTCGTGGGTTCGTGAATCCCTTGGCCCAGAGGTGCACCTTGAGGAATGGCTACCTGTTCATGTCTTCTACTTTGTTGAAGGTGACTGATGACAACATTAACATTTAGGTCACCGGGAGGGATTACAACTTCCCTCCCCACACCACCCCGGAGCAAGGCTGTGGGTCATGGACAACTCTCCTCTTATTCGCTGATCCCTACAGAAGCAGGAAGGAGCACTCCAACCTACCCCAATGTTCCCTGAGAGCTTGGCGAGCCTTGATTCCCCCCCATTTCAGCACCCAATGAGCGTACCTGGAGCAACTTGAGACCCACAAGCTTGAATCCGCGTTTCTCAAAGCGTTTGATCACATCACCCACCAGCCTCCTCTGCACCCCATCCGGCTTCACGGCTATCAGCGTCCGTTCCTGCAGCCCAGGGACACCTATTGGGCAAAGAAAGGGTGGTTAGAGCCAGAGATCTTGGGAGCCCTCATGGCTGTGATGAGTGGGAACTGCAACAAAGAGTTGCAGCATACAGTGCTCCTGTTCAGTGTTgcaggagccagccagccaggcctcCTTTCAGGGTACTCTTTCATCCTCCCTATCCCCCCTGGTTTTCTGTAGGTTGTTTCCCTGGGCTTCAATTCAAACCTTTTGGAGTCCTAAGTTTAAGATGACAGGGCACCAGATCTCAAGGCGATTCATCATAATTCCCTAATTTTGAGATGGCACTAAATTTCACTACAATTTCCACATGTTTATGGCTATGGCTGAATTTGCCATTGGCTGAGGATAGTATACATTAGAACACTGTTCTATTTCTGAATGAGTTCTGCAACAGTTTCGCCTCCATTTAGCCAAAGTAGCAAAAAATAGAATATGGTAGAAATTGTGATAAACACACAGAAAGCAGCCAATTTTGCTCTGGCAGTAGCAAAATGTGTCGCGCTTACTCTGACCCTCAGATAGTTAGCTGCAAGCTGTAAAACTAATGTTGCTGTTTTACAATGTTCTTTAAAAGTATCTGCCTGTATAGAGATGCTGGGTTGTTCTGTAGGCACAATGGCTGGCAAATCAAACTGAACACCCCTAAAAGTGAAGGGAGTAAGGAAGCATTATTGGAGGGGCAATGGAAAGCTCACCCCTCTTTTCCACTAGATGCTTCCTCTCCCACAAAATTTTGGGAATACAGCTAAAAGGCTTTGATGCCCAGTGGTGAATAGCCCCCTAGCCCCTTTCCCAGAGAGATTTGCTTCCTGCAGGAGGAGAGTGACAGCCCTGCAAAGCAAGCAGGCTGATTAGTCACTGGGGACCTACCTAAAAGCAGGTGGATGGGACTGCAGCCTCAAGGCACAGAAGCAGCAGACGCCAGCAGGGAGCAGAAGTGGGGGAAACAGGCAACTTTTAAGCTAATAATACTTAGCAGTCATATCATGCAGTTAAGTGCTCCAAGCACCTCCTTTACATTAAAGATAGGatgttacatttaaaacaaaatctgccctccGCGCCAGGAATCCCAGCAGCTGCAGTTGACTCAGTGGGGTCgactagtccacaaaagctttatGTCACAATGAATCTGCTAATTAGTCTCTGAGGACGCCACTGCCAGGAATCTCTTCTGGGGAATTTGCTATAATAAGCTAAaagcagggacgtccaactcccatattcacagtataaaaaacccggaagtg
The sequence above is drawn from the Lacerta agilis isolate rLacAgi1 chromosome 13, rLacAgi1.pri, whole genome shotgun sequence genome and encodes:
- the LOC117056757 gene encoding nucleoside diphosphate kinase A-like, whose protein sequence is MVFLQRCVGRSCRLLLPSGQRGAGSLGALGALPCDRLPGGRLYSAGVPGLQERTLIAVKPDGVQRRLVGDVIKRFEKRGFKLVGLKLLQANEGILAEHYHELRRKPFYHELIKYMTSGPVVAMVWEGYNVVKTSRAMVGETNPTEAKAGTVRGDFSVHVSRNVVHASDSLETAQREISLWFRSNELIDWDCCDQKILYEH